Sequence from the Deltaproteobacteria bacterium genome:
CTCCCATCTCGAAACAAAGGCCGGTCCCGCGACCGGCCTTTTTCATGATGCGGGCGCGAGGTCCGGGCCGATGGCCCTCAGTTGCTCAGATCGCACAGCAGCGATCCACCGTAAGCGAATCGATCCTTGGGCGCCTCGTTCAGGACGAGGTTCACGGCGCTCACATCACGGCCCAGTGCGGCGGCCGCCGATGTGGAAAACGCCGCCACCGCCTCCCGACGTTTGTTGATCTCCGGCAGCGTATGCATCGTGACCTCGACGTAGATCGGGCCGTCGCCGGGTTCGTATTGACCGAGAAACCGGGAGGGTCCGAACGCCGCGACGCGTACGTCCACGTACCGTCGCTCCGAACCGAACGCCGCCACGAAGGAATCCTGAAGATGGCGAAGCAGGTCGGCACTCAGATCGGCGTCTTCCATATTCGCGATCTCGACCCGGATGATCGGCATGAGCACACCCCACATGGTCGAAGAAGCCCATTTTGGCCGATTCGGCGCGCTTTCACAACGCGACGCGAGGAAGTTTGATCCGCGAAGACGTTACCGCGCGGCAAGGGCGTCGCGAAGCGCGTGGGCGAGTTGGTCGAGCGTGAACGGCTTTTGCAGAAAATCCGTTCCTTCCTCGAGAACGCCGTGCCGCGCGATGGTGTCGCCGGTGTACCCCGACATGAACAGCACGGGCAGGTCCGGACGAAGCGCGGACAGTGCGTCGTGGAGTTGTCGTCCGTTCATCTCGGGCATGATGACGTCGGTGAGCAGCAGATCGAATCGCCCCTCCCCAACGCGAACCCACTCGAGCGCATCGGCGGGTCGCCGAAAATCGACGACGCGGTACCCCAGCCGCTCCAGAAACTTCCGGGCCAGCGTGCGGACGGGGTCTTCGTCCTCAACGAGCAGGATCGACTCGGATCCCAGCGGTCGCTTCAATTCCGCCGAAGGCGATGCGGCCCCTTCCTCCGCCACGAGCGGCAGATACACACGAAACGTCGTTCCGACGCCGAGTTCCGATTCGACCTCGACGAATCCTCCATTCTGTCGGACAACCCCATACACCATCGACAACCCCAGCCCCGTGCCGCTGCCTTGGCCCTTGGTCGTGAAGAACGGTTCGAACACGTGCGGGAGAATCTCCGGGCCGATGCCGATTCCGGTGTCGGCGACGCCGAGCCGGACGTAGGTACCGGGCGCCGCGTCGAGATGGCTGCTCGCATAATCGTCATCAACAGTCGCCACGCCTGTTTCGACGCGCAGCACGCCGCCCCGGGGCATGGCGTCGCGGGCGTTCACCGCGAGATTCACGAAGACCTGCTCCATCTGGTGGGGATCGACCTTGACCTTTCCCGATTCGGCGCATGGGGCGAAGAACAGTTCGATGTCCTCGCCGATCAACCGCTTGAGCATCCTCGTGGAGCCGGCGACGAGCTCGTTGATGTCCACCACGCGCGGGGCCATCATCTGCTTGCGGCTGAAGGCGAGAAGCTGCGCGGTCAGCGAAGCGGCGCGCTCCGCGGCCTTCTTGATCTCGGACAGCTCGTCCGGCACCGGGGTGCCGGGGGGCGAATCCGACATCAGCAGGTCGGCGTTTCCGCCGATGATGGTGAGCAGGTTGTTGAAGTCGTGCGCCACGCCGCCGGCCAGGCGGCCGACGGCTTCGAGTTTGATGGCCTGCTGGAGCTGGTCTTGAAGCCGCTCGGCCCGGCGGTCAGCCTCGACGTCGCGCGTGACGTTCCGGATGATCCCGAACATGGTCGCGGGCGTGCCGGCGGAATTGAAACTCAGGTCGCCCTCGCCGCGAACCCAGTGTGTGCTCCCGTCGGACTTTCGAACGATCCGATAGATTTTGTCGAAGCGCTGTCGATTCCCCAGCACCTCGTCGCGAAAATAAACGGCCATCATCTCGCGGTCGTCGGGATGAACGATGTCGAGCCAGCCCTCGATTGTTTTGCGGTGATCCGCTGCGATGCCGAAGACGGTGTCCAGCGCCTCGGAACATGTCCATTGGCCGGTCCCGACATCAAAAACGTAATGGCCGAGCTGCGCGGCCTCCTGCGCCTGACGGAGCAACGCCTCGCTTTCGAGCAACGACTTTTCCGCGACCTTGCGGTCGTGGATGTCCATGCAATGACCGATGTAGCCGAGAAACCTTCCGTTCGAGTCGTAGCGAGGCGTGCCGTCGTCGAGAATCCAGCGATACTCGCCCCGCGCATTTCTCAGTCGGTACTCCATGCTGAACGGTTGTCGTCGGTCGAATAACGAGACGTAGGTTCCGACGCACCGCTCCAGGTCCTCGGGATGGACGCCATCGGCCCAGCCGTCGCCGAGTTCCTGGTCCAGAGTCCGGCCCGTGAAGCGCATCCACGTCTGATTGAAATAGTCGCACTTCTTGTCGAGACCCGAAGTCCAGATCAGGACACGCCCCGCGTCGGCGAGCGTGCGGAATCGGGACTCGCTTTCGCGCAGCGCCGCCTCGGCGCGAACGCGAGCGGTGATTTCGCGAACGATGACCAGGGCTTCGTCGTCCCCGGCACGCACCATCCGGGCTTCGAACGAGCGCACGTCGTCGCCACCGAACGTCAGCTCGTATTCGAACGAGCGCGATTCCCCCCGTTCGAGCACCGCGCCGACGTTCGCCATGAAGGCGTCGGCCACCTTCGCGGGCAGCGTTTCACGAACGTTCTTTCCCAAAAACTCGTCGGGTCTCAGGTACAGCCGATCGGAATCCGGCGCGTGAAAATCGAGATGAACGCCCTCGCGCGAAATGCGGAACATGAGGTCGGGCAACGCGGCGAGAATGGACTCCGCGCGTTCCTCGCTCCGTCGCAAACGATCAGTCGTTTCGATTTCACGTTTCCGCTGCAATCCGAGCTCGGCGACCATGCGGGCAAGGTGCGCCAGAAAGAGCAGAGCGGGGCGGAACTTTTCAGGTCCGATCACCGGGATCTCGCGGAACGCCTTGATGTAGACGTCTTCGTCGAGACCGAACTCGCGGGCGTTTTCGCGGAAACGCGCCTCGACGGCGGCATCGGGGGATTTCGTGAACAGTTGCCCCACGAAGGCGTTCGCCAGATGTTCGCCGTCGATGACGATGGGGACGGAGGCGTCGGTCAGGCCCTGTGGGCAGGTGTAAACGACGAATGGATCGCCCGCCTCGAGGCGCTCGCGAATCGCGAAATCGCTCTCGATGCACTGACGCGCGATGTCGGGATGGCGGCGATGGAAGTCGGTGCAAATTCGCTGCCATCCCGAACCGGTCAGGATTTCGCCGTCCGACGCGATAATGGCCGAGGGGATGCCGGCGGCCGCGTAAAGATGGTCCGTCAACTCCTGAAGACGTGGAATTTCCACCAGATCTTTCAGGCGGTATCGCACGCACACCTCACGGCCAATGCAAACGGCAAAAAAAGGCGGAACAAACCCCGTAATTTCAATATCGGTTTTTTCCCCGCCCGGCATGAGTCCCGGCCGCGTTTTCACGCCGATGCCGCGATTGCGCGCGGTTCCTTGACAGTCCCGAAACGCGGCCCCTAAGATCGACAACCCTCGCGCCCGCGCGGGGGAAACCATCCGAAACACCAAGCCGACAAGTCCGACGAAGGGCGCGGAGGACGCCGTGAAAGCGATTCGTGTGCTGATGGTCGCGTTGGCGATCGCCATCCCGGTTTCCGCCGGCGCGATCGACGTGCAGAATTTCAAGCCGGGCATCGGCACGGAAAACCTCGTGATGCTCTACGAGGCGAACGGCCTGAAACAAGGGCAGTTCGGCGCCTCGCTCACCGGCAACTATGCGTCGAACCCGCTCTTGTTCACGTTTCCGGACAACACGGATCTGCGCGTCATCGACACGCAGGTGACGGGCGAATTCGCCGCGTTCGCCGGCGCCTTCGACTGGTGGACGATCGGCGTCGCGGCGTCGAGCGTGTGGGTCGCCGGGCGCGACCTCGACGCGCCGCTCAACCCCGACTTTCCCGAGAGCGAGTTCGAGGCCGACAGCGGCTTCGGCGACGTGCGCGCGATGATGAAGTTCACCGTTCTTCGCAATAAGCCGGATTCGGTCGGTCTTGCGATCGTGCCGCTCGCGACGTTTCCGACCGGCAAGGCCGAGGTCTATTCGGGTTCCGAAGCCGTCAATGCCGGCGGGCGTCTGGTAATCTCAAAGCGATGGGACCGCGTGAACATCGTGCTCAACGGCGGCTATCTGGTCATGGGCGACGCCGATGGCGCGGACGAGGGTTTCGACCCGGCGGGGCAGGCGCAATTCGGCGCGGGCGTGTCGGTGCATCTGCATCGTGCAGTGGATGTGATCGGCGAGATCTACGGCCACACGGTCGACTACGGCGTCGAGGAACTCGAGGCCGAGGTGCCGACCGAGGCGCTGCTCGCGGGCAAATTCTACGCGGGCCCGATGGTGTTCACGGCGGGCGGCGCGGCGGGTATCAACTCGGGTATGGGAAATCCCACAGGTCGCGCGTTCCTGGGTGTCGCGTTCACCTATCCGAAGATTGACCGGCGGCTCCCAAAGGAAGGCGGCGTGGCCGGGATTCCGCTCGACAGCCCGGATCACGAC
This genomic interval carries:
- a CDS encoding PocR ligand-binding domain-containing protein gives rise to the protein MRYRLKDLVEIPRLQELTDHLYAAAGIPSAIIASDGEILTGSGWQRICTDFHRRHPDIARQCIESDFAIRERLEAGDPFVVYTCPQGLTDASVPIVIDGEHLANAFVGQLFTKSPDAAVEARFRENAREFGLDEDVYIKAFREIPVIGPEKFRPALLFLAHLARMVAELGLQRKREIETTDRLRRSEERAESILAALPDLMFRISREGVHLDFHAPDSDRLYLRPDEFLGKNVRETLPAKVADAFMANVGAVLERGESRSFEYELTFGGDDVRSFEARMVRAGDDEALVIVREITARVRAEAALRESESRFRTLADAGRVLIWTSGLDKKCDYFNQTWMRFTGRTLDQELGDGWADGVHPEDLERCVGTYVSLFDRRQPFSMEYRLRNARGEYRWILDDGTPRYDSNGRFLGYIGHCMDIHDRKVAEKSLLESEALLRQAQEAAQLGHYVFDVGTGQWTCSEALDTVFGIAADHRKTIEGWLDIVHPDDREMMAVYFRDEVLGNRQRFDKIYRIVRKSDGSTHWVRGEGDLSFNSAGTPATMFGIIRNVTRDVEADRRAERLQDQLQQAIKLEAVGRLAGGVAHDFNNLLTIIGGNADLLMSDSPPGTPVPDELSEIKKAAERAASLTAQLLAFSRKQMMAPRVVDINELVAGSTRMLKRLIGEDIELFFAPCAESGKVKVDPHQMEQVFVNLAVNARDAMPRGGVLRVETGVATVDDDYASSHLDAAPGTYVRLGVADTGIGIGPEILPHVFEPFFTTKGQGSGTGLGLSMVYGVVRQNGGFVEVESELGVGTTFRVYLPLVAEEGAASPSAELKRPLGSESILLVEDEDPVRTLARKFLERLGYRVVDFRRPADALEWVRVGEGRFDLLLTDVIMPEMNGRQLHDALSALRPDLPVLFMSGYTGDTIARHGVLEEGTDFLQKPFTLDQLAHALRDALAAR
- a CDS encoding OmpA family protein translates to MKAIRVLMVALAIAIPVSAGAIDVQNFKPGIGTENLVMLYEANGLKQGQFGASLTGNYASNPLLFTFPDNTDLRVIDTQVTGEFAAFAGAFDWWTIGVAASSVWVAGRDLDAPLNPDFPESEFEADSGFGDVRAMMKFTVLRNKPDSVGLAIVPLATFPTGKAEVYSGSEAVNAGGRLVISKRWDRVNIVLNGGYLVMGDADGADEGFDPAGQAQFGAGVSVHLHRAVDVIGEIYGHTVDYGVEELEAEVPTEALLAGKFYAGPMVFTAGGAAGINSGMGNPTGRAFLGVAFTYPKIDRRLPKEGGVAGIPLDSPDHDTDKDGLSNYAESKKYMTNPLDPDTDSDGLKDGEEVNTYKTDPLQKDTDRDALYDFEEVKVHVTDPLNKDTDGDTLVDGVEVKQYKTSPTSVDTDEDRVPDNLDGAPLELETDNDIMDWDGVPEIVLAKKPSGVVLTDAFVWVPASFAWTGDDKDRLGATDEAYIRDIAAVMADYPKIKVEVQGHVTFGGNPQFNQWLSTRRAQVVREAIVGAGVSPDRVIFRGYGADFPVAAPDTELGMKMNDRIEIVITEQ